One Lacunisphaera limnophila DNA window includes the following coding sequences:
- a CDS encoding phospho-sugar mutase: MTTSDQIVQAVKNGQLLTSAADNLRAWLQAGLPAWAEESLHELIARGEWSELNDRFYRYLEFGTGGMRGRTIGVKAAAAETGTINAQGSPAHANVGSNLLNDFTLVRAVMGLHRYVAKYLATQHSGAKPKIVIAHDVRHFSRHFCELAASTWVRLGGEALIFSGPRSTPQLSFSVRHYGAHTGVVITASHNPPHDNGFKAYFVDGAQVTPPHDKAIIAEVDRVTLAEVKQHLVSDLALVKTLGNEADDAYLAVAAQAVIDAELLRKSGLKVVYTNIHGVGGVSTVPALIHAGVRVTEVPEQAAFDARFPTVKSPNPENAEALALGVALAEKEGIDVVMATDPDADRVGVAVRNAAGKMELLTGNQVGALLADYRISKYKELGWIPPAGTPHACLIKTFVTTPLQDAIGKGHGVKVINTLTGFKWIAAKMRGYEEQLVKAMGHGFDYDATPFRERARLLQQHSSFYLFGTEESYGYLPNDSVRDKDGNSACLMFAEVCAWVKSRGLTVPAYLDEIYLRYGFFLEGVINIYYEGASGAAKIKRILDTYRASPPTAFGDTKVTRFQDFGREKFFDADNEQIPMQDLYIVTLANGYSFAARGSGTEPKMKFYLFASGPVQSAADLPAAKAQTKASLDALKALIEADARKRAEG, translated from the coding sequence ATGACCACCTCCGACCAGATTGTCCAAGCCGTGAAAAACGGCCAGTTGCTCACGAGTGCCGCCGACAACCTCCGGGCCTGGCTGCAGGCCGGCCTGCCGGCCTGGGCGGAGGAAAGCCTGCACGAGCTGATCGCGCGCGGGGAGTGGAGCGAGCTCAACGACCGCTTCTACCGCTACCTCGAGTTCGGCACCGGCGGCATGCGCGGGCGGACGATCGGGGTGAAGGCCGCCGCGGCGGAGACCGGCACGATCAACGCGCAGGGCTCCCCTGCGCACGCCAACGTCGGCAGCAACCTGCTCAACGACTTCACGCTGGTGCGCGCCGTCATGGGCCTGCACCGCTACGTGGCGAAGTATCTCGCCACCCAGCACAGCGGCGCAAAGCCGAAGATCGTCATCGCCCACGACGTGCGGCACTTTTCCCGCCATTTCTGCGAACTGGCCGCCTCCACCTGGGTGCGGCTGGGCGGCGAGGCGCTGATTTTCAGCGGCCCGCGGTCCACCCCGCAGCTAAGCTTTTCGGTGCGCCACTACGGGGCGCACACCGGCGTCGTAATCACCGCCAGCCACAATCCGCCGCACGACAACGGCTTCAAGGCCTACTTCGTGGACGGGGCGCAGGTGACCCCGCCGCACGACAAGGCCATTATCGCCGAGGTGGACCGCGTGACCCTGGCCGAGGTGAAGCAGCACCTGGTGAGCGATCTGGCGCTGGTCAAGACGCTCGGCAACGAGGCGGATGATGCCTATCTCGCCGTGGCCGCCCAGGCGGTGATCGATGCGGAGTTGCTGCGGAAGTCCGGCCTCAAGGTGGTTTACACCAACATCCACGGGGTGGGTGGCGTCTCGACGGTGCCCGCGCTCATTCATGCGGGCGTGCGTGTGACCGAGGTGCCGGAGCAGGCGGCGTTCGACGCCCGTTTCCCGACGGTGAAGTCGCCGAACCCCGAGAACGCCGAGGCGCTCGCGCTGGGCGTGGCACTGGCGGAGAAGGAAGGCATCGACGTCGTGATGGCCACGGATCCCGATGCCGACCGGGTGGGCGTCGCCGTCCGCAACGCGGCCGGGAAAATGGAGCTGCTGACCGGCAACCAGGTCGGCGCGCTGCTGGCCGATTACCGCATCAGCAAGTACAAGGAACTCGGCTGGATTCCGCCGGCTGGCACCCCGCACGCCTGCCTCATCAAGACCTTTGTGACGACCCCGTTGCAGGACGCCATCGGCAAGGGACACGGCGTGAAGGTCATCAACACGTTGACCGGCTTCAAGTGGATCGCAGCGAAGATGCGCGGGTACGAGGAGCAGCTGGTCAAGGCGATGGGGCATGGGTTTGACTACGATGCCACTCCGTTCCGCGAGCGGGCGCGCCTGCTGCAGCAGCACAGCAGCTTCTACCTTTTTGGCACCGAGGAGAGTTACGGTTACCTGCCGAACGATTCCGTGCGCGACAAGGATGGGAACTCGGCCTGCCTGATGTTTGCCGAGGTGTGCGCGTGGGTGAAGTCCCGCGGGCTGACGGTGCCGGCCTACCTGGACGAGATTTACCTGCGTTACGGCTTCTTCCTCGAGGGCGTGATCAACATCTATTACGAGGGCGCCAGCGGGGCGGCGAAGATCAAGCGCATCCTCGACACCTATCGCGCGAGCCCGCCCACGGCCTTCGGTGACACGAAGGTCACGCGCTTTCAGGACTTTGGCCGCGAAAAGTTCTTCGATGCCGACAACGAGCAGATCCCGATGCAGGACCTGTACATCGTGACGCTGGCCAACGGCTACTCCTTCGCGGCGCGTGGCAGCGGGACGGAGCCGAAGATGAAATTCTACCTCTTTGCCTCGGGCCCGGTACAGTCGGCGGCCGACCTGCCCGCCGCCAAGGCACAGACCAAGGCCTCGCTGGATGCGCTCAAGGCGCTGATCGAGGCCGACGCCCGGAAGCGCGCGGAAGGTTGA
- the pdhA gene encoding pyruvate dehydrogenase (acetyl-transferring) E1 component subunit alpha has translation MSKKSPSPKKAEDAGYNARTAHINAKLGHDELIALYRDMVRIRRFEERCLRSYQQGKIGGFLHLYIGQESVAIGCVSVMGNDDHIITAYRDHGHGLAVGMGMNEMMAENYGKYTGCSKGKGGSMHYFDPSRRFWGGHGIVGGQIPLGTGIAYALKYQGRKGACMAFMGDGAVNQGAVHESYNLAALWSLPVIFIVENNGYSMGTSQERSSAGPSLAQRAEGYGMNWDIIENGHDILEVRDKVAAALKLAHEKSLPSVLEIRTYRYRGHSVADPDTTYRDKKEIEEYKSTKDPLMVFQNALLAEKVLNEEIIAKIDESARAEAENSAQFAEASPYPTVDDLQKDVYWEADNPADRKSQGTLFFN, from the coding sequence GTGAGCAAGAAATCGCCCTCCCCAAAAAAAGCCGAAGACGCCGGCTACAACGCCCGCACCGCGCACATCAACGCCAAGCTCGGCCACGACGAATTGATCGCGCTCTATCGCGACATGGTGCGCATCCGCCGCTTCGAGGAGCGCTGTCTGCGCAGCTACCAGCAGGGCAAGATCGGCGGCTTCCTCCACCTTTATATCGGCCAGGAGTCCGTCGCCATCGGCTGCGTGTCCGTCATGGGCAACGACGACCATATCATCACCGCCTACCGCGATCACGGCCACGGCCTCGCGGTCGGCATGGGCATGAATGAGATGATGGCCGAGAACTACGGCAAATACACCGGTTGCTCCAAGGGCAAGGGCGGCTCGATGCACTACTTCGATCCTTCCCGTCGCTTCTGGGGCGGCCACGGCATCGTCGGCGGCCAGATCCCGCTCGGCACCGGCATCGCCTACGCGCTCAAGTACCAGGGCCGCAAGGGCGCCTGCATGGCGTTCATGGGCGACGGCGCCGTTAACCAGGGCGCGGTCCACGAATCCTACAACTTGGCGGCCCTCTGGTCCCTCCCCGTCATCTTCATCGTCGAGAACAACGGTTACTCCATGGGCACCTCCCAGGAGCGCTCCTCCGCCGGCCCGAGCCTCGCCCAGCGCGCCGAGGGCTACGGCATGAACTGGGACATCATCGAGAACGGCCATGACATCCTCGAGGTCCGCGACAAGGTCGCCGCCGCGCTCAAGCTCGCCCACGAGAAGTCCCTCCCCAGCGTCCTTGAGATCCGCACCTACCGCTACCGCGGCCATTCTGTCGCCGATCCCGACACCACCTACCGCGACAAAAAGGAGATCGAGGAATACAAGTCCACCAAGGACCCGCTCATGGTCTTCCAGAACGCCCTCCTCGCCGAGAAGGTCCTGAACGAGGAGATCATCGCCAAGATCGACGAGTCCGCCCGCGCCGAGGCCGAGAACTCCGCCCAGTTCGCCGAGGCCAGCCCCTACCCGACCGTCGATGACCTCCAGAAGGACGTCTATTGGGAGGCCGATAATCCCGCGGACCGCAAATCCCAGGGCACGCTCTTCTTCAACTGA
- a CDS encoding dihydrolipoamide acetyltransferase family protein, whose amino-acid sequence MAPAVAVSAPASDERLRISPLARKIAAQQSVDASRVTGTGPHGRIVKADILAAAANPALLKSAAASAGAAATPPRSGTPFTGGAVAAKGPIQEERLAPVSTMRGVIAKRMVESTTTIPYVYLDIEIDAEPLLAVRAQLNTGLESQGVKLSVNDFILKASAEALRRVPTVNCSWEGTHIRHHGAAHVAFAVALEDGLITPVVRDAHLKSVFQISTEVKALGKKAKDKKLAPADYTGGTFCVSNLGMMGIPKFTAIINPPNAAILAVGTTVAKPVVKNGQVVAGQTLTVTLSCDHRVFDGAVGAQFLGALKDLLEKPALLLV is encoded by the coding sequence GTGGCCCCGGCCGTTGCCGTGAGCGCGCCGGCGTCCGATGAGCGCCTGCGCATCTCCCCCCTCGCCCGGAAAATCGCCGCCCAGCAAAGCGTCGACGCCTCCCGCGTCACCGGCACCGGCCCGCACGGCCGCATCGTCAAGGCCGATATCCTCGCCGCCGCCGCGAATCCCGCCCTCCTGAAATCCGCGGCTGCTTCGGCTGGAGCCGCGGCGACCCCGCCGCGGTCCGGCACCCCGTTCACCGGCGGCGCCGTCGCCGCCAAGGGCCCCATCCAGGAAGAACGCCTCGCTCCCGTTTCCACCATGCGCGGCGTCATCGCCAAGCGCATGGTCGAGTCCACGACCACCATCCCGTACGTCTACCTCGACATCGAGATCGACGCCGAGCCGCTGCTGGCCGTCCGCGCCCAGCTCAACACCGGCCTCGAGTCCCAGGGCGTGAAGCTCTCCGTCAACGATTTCATCCTCAAGGCCAGTGCTGAGGCCCTCCGCCGCGTGCCGACCGTCAACTGTTCCTGGGAAGGCACCCACATCCGCCACCACGGCGCCGCGCACGTCGCCTTTGCCGTGGCCCTCGAGGACGGCCTCATTACCCCCGTCGTCCGCGACGCGCACCTCAAGAGCGTCTTCCAGATCAGCACCGAGGTGAAGGCCCTCGGCAAGAAGGCCAAGGACAAGAAGCTCGCGCCCGCCGACTACACCGGCGGCACCTTCTGCGTCTCCAATCTCGGCATGATGGGCATCCCTAAGTTCACCGCCATCATCAACCCGCCCAACGCCGCCATCCTTGCCGTCGGCACCACCGTCGCCAAGCCGGTCGTGAAGAACGGCCAGGTTGTCGCCGGCCAGACGCTGACGGTGACCCTGAGCTGCGACCACCGCGTGTTCGACGGCGCCGTCGGCGCGCAGTTCCTCGGCGCCCTCAAGGACCTGCTCGAGAAGCCGGCCCTGCTGCTGGTCTGA
- a CDS encoding alpha-ketoacid dehydrogenase subunit beta — protein sequence MPVITYREALRHAMAEELERDPNVVIMGEEVAQFNGAYKVTEGLLAKFGPKRIVDTPISEAGFIGMGLGASMLGIRPVMELMFFSFYSVAFDQIFNNAANVRYMSGGLINCPIVLRGPANGGTNVGATHSHTPESIAAYHPGIKVVVPSTAADAKGLLKSAIRDNDPVIFLENTLLYGETGEVPEGEHLVPLGSAKVMREGTDISIIGHGRAIQMALKSADLLKEKHNINAEVIDLRSIRPLDEETILASVRKTNRALYVEESKPFCSVGAMVACLIQEKAFDYLDAPVLRVNSVDSPAIYSPPVEKLQLPTVDRIYQSALAVLK from the coding sequence ATGCCCGTCATCACCTACCGCGAAGCCCTCCGGCACGCCATGGCCGAGGAACTCGAACGCGACCCCAACGTCGTCATCATGGGCGAGGAAGTCGCCCAGTTCAACGGCGCCTACAAGGTCACCGAGGGCCTCCTCGCCAAATTTGGCCCGAAACGCATCGTCGACACCCCGATCTCCGAGGCCGGCTTCATCGGCATGGGCCTCGGCGCCTCGATGCTGGGCATCCGCCCGGTCATGGAGCTGATGTTCTTCAGCTTCTACTCCGTCGCCTTCGACCAGATCTTCAACAACGCGGCCAACGTCCGCTACATGTCCGGCGGCCTCATCAACTGCCCGATCGTCCTCCGCGGCCCCGCCAACGGCGGCACCAACGTCGGCGCCACCCACTCGCACACGCCCGAGTCCATCGCCGCCTATCACCCCGGCATCAAGGTCGTCGTCCCCTCCACCGCCGCCGACGCCAAGGGCCTGCTCAAGTCCGCCATCCGCGACAACGACCCTGTCATCTTCCTCGAGAACACGCTCCTCTACGGCGAGACCGGCGAGGTCCCCGAGGGCGAGCACCTGGTGCCGCTCGGGTCCGCCAAGGTCATGCGCGAGGGCACGGACATCTCCATCATCGGCCACGGCCGCGCCATCCAGATGGCCCTCAAGTCCGCCGACCTCCTCAAGGAGAAGCACAACATCAACGCCGAGGTCATCGACCTGCGCTCCATCCGCCCGCTCGACGAGGAGACCATCCTCGCCTCCGTGCGGAAGACCAACCGCGCCCTCTACGTCGAGGAATCCAAACCCTTCTGCTCCGTCGGCGCGATGGTCGCCTGCCTCATCCAGGAAAAGGCCTTCGACTACCTCGACGCCCCGGTCCTCCGCGTCAATTCTGTGGACTCCCCCGCCATTTACTCGCCCCCGGTCGAGAAGCTCCAGCTCCCCACCGTCGACCGCATCTACCAATCAGCCCTTGCCGTGCTGAAGTAG
- a CDS encoding nucleoside hydrolase: MAKILFLFLVPILALAAPRRKVIIDQDAFGPGGPNLQPILMVLQSPDVEVLGITVESGDGWQKENVAHTLRMLELIGRPEIPVVPGATFPLVNSAEATKRWEARHGKLFYKGAWTEEWSKEVLVRRPEPHGPEVVPPLIEGDPALKPAAETAAEFLVRQVRRYPGEVSILAMGPMTNLALASRLDDGFAAGAKELVFMGGSFNPRPADNAFALEYVYTPRLEFNFRWDPEAASAVLRSPWRRIVQVPVDPSTRTLFRPGMIQAVAAATTPVARYVAAHVESFPLWDEIAAAVWLEPALATRRERVAVDVDTAADGAGYGNTLSWAPGRGPGLGEPVVEVVFEVDVAGLEALVVERLTRAGP; encoded by the coding sequence GTGGCTAAAATCCTATTTCTGTTCCTGGTCCCGATCCTCGCGCTGGCCGCGCCCCGGCGCAAGGTCATCATTGATCAGGATGCCTTTGGGCCGGGCGGGCCGAACCTGCAACCGATCCTGATGGTGCTGCAGTCGCCCGACGTCGAGGTGCTGGGTATCACGGTTGAGAGCGGGGACGGCTGGCAGAAGGAGAACGTGGCCCATACGCTGCGCATGCTCGAGCTCATCGGGCGGCCCGAGATTCCGGTGGTGCCGGGCGCGACCTTTCCGCTGGTGAATTCCGCCGAGGCGACGAAGCGCTGGGAGGCACGGCACGGGAAACTTTTCTACAAGGGGGCCTGGACCGAGGAGTGGTCCAAGGAGGTGCTGGTGCGCCGGCCGGAGCCGCACGGGCCCGAGGTGGTGCCGCCGCTGATCGAGGGCGATCCCGCGCTCAAGCCGGCGGCGGAAACGGCGGCGGAATTCCTCGTGCGGCAGGTGCGCCGCTATCCCGGCGAGGTCTCGATCCTCGCGATGGGGCCAATGACAAACCTCGCCCTGGCGAGCCGGCTCGATGACGGGTTTGCCGCGGGCGCGAAGGAACTCGTGTTTATGGGCGGGAGCTTCAACCCGCGGCCGGCCGACAATGCGTTCGCGCTCGAGTACGTCTACACCCCGCGTTTGGAATTCAATTTCCGCTGGGACCCCGAGGCCGCGAGCGCGGTGTTGCGGTCCCCCTGGCGGCGCATCGTGCAGGTGCCGGTCGATCCGTCGACGCGGACGCTGTTCCGGCCCGGGATGATTCAGGCCGTTGCCGCCGCCACCACGCCCGTGGCCCGTTATGTGGCCGCCCATGTGGAATCATTTCCCCTGTGGGACGAGATCGCGGCCGCGGTCTGGCTGGAACCTGCGCTCGCAACGCGACGCGAGCGTGTGGCCGTGGATGTCGACACGGCGGCGGATGGAGCGGGCTACGGTAACACGCTTAGCTGGGCGCCGGGCCGCGGTCCGGGCCTGGGCGAACCGGTCGTCGAGGTGGTGTTCGAGGTGGACGTGGCCGGGCTCGAGGCGCTGGTGGTGGAGCGGCTGACCCGCGCGGGTCCCTGA
- a CDS encoding NUDIX hydrolase, which produces MSSPLPYKISVLVFIENRAGEQLLMLRAKQPNLGVWTPIGGKLEMATGESPLQCAIRETEEETGLVVREDAMHLFAMIAEKAYQGDTHWLMFLFRCKTPIEALPPDIKEGRFAFHSREAIKKLAIPETDQAALWPIFDRYRDGFVSLRADCSVSPIQIKIEQIVAAQ; this is translated from the coding sequence ATGTCCTCTCCCCTGCCCTACAAGATCAGCGTCCTGGTGTTTATCGAAAACCGTGCCGGCGAGCAGTTGCTCATGCTGCGCGCGAAACAGCCCAATCTCGGCGTCTGGACCCCGATCGGCGGAAAACTGGAAATGGCCACCGGCGAGTCGCCACTGCAGTGCGCGATCCGGGAAACTGAGGAGGAAACCGGCCTGGTCGTGCGCGAGGACGCCATGCACCTGTTCGCGATGATCGCGGAAAAAGCCTACCAAGGTGACACCCACTGGCTGATGTTCCTTTTTCGCTGCAAGACCCCCATCGAGGCCCTCCCGCCCGATATCAAGGAGGGCCGGTTCGCCTTCCATTCCCGCGAGGCCATCAAAAAACTGGCCATTCCAGAGACCGACCAGGCCGCGCTTTGGCCCATTTTCGACCGTTATCGCGACGGGTTCGTATCCTTGCGGGCGGATTGCTCCGTTTCGCCCATTCAGATCAAGATTGAGCAGATTGTGGCTGCCCAGTGA
- a CDS encoding biotin/lipoyl-containing protein, which produces MADIIDMPKLSDTMTVGTLVKWLKKEGDTVKAGDMLAEVETDKATMELETFFTGTLLKIFSPAGSQVAVGAPLCAVGKPGEVVDAPAAPARRPPLLRRPRPRVRPPRPPRLLRLPCPLRRRPQPRYPSWPRPLP; this is translated from the coding sequence ATGGCCGACATCATCGATATGCCCAAACTCAGCGACACCATGACGGTGGGCACGCTGGTCAAATGGCTCAAAAAAGAAGGCGATACCGTCAAGGCCGGTGACATGCTCGCCGAGGTCGAGACCGATAAGGCCACGATGGAGCTTGAGACCTTCTTCACGGGCACCCTCCTCAAGATCTTCAGCCCCGCCGGCTCTCAGGTCGCCGTCGGCGCCCCCCTCTGTGCCGTCGGCAAGCCCGGCGAAGTCGTCGACGCCCCCGCCGCCCCGGCCCGAAGGCCGCCGCTGCTGCGGCGACCCCGCCCCCGAGTGCGCCCGCCCCGGCCCCCGCGCCTGCTCCGGCTCCCGTGCCCGCTCCGGCGGCGACCCCAGCCCCGGTACCCGTCGTGGCCCCGGCCGTTGCCGTGA